A window of the Streptomyces sp. NBC_00454 genome harbors these coding sequences:
- a CDS encoding PLP-dependent aminotransferase family protein yields MAQWTSAVGAAQLGRLITSQQGRAAVPGARKPPAYRSLADGIRLLVLEGRVPVAARLPAERELALALSVSRTTVAAAYEALRSEGFLESRRGAGSWTSVPAGNPMPARGLEPLPPESLGSMIDLGCAALPAPEPWLTKAVQGALEELPPYAHTHGDYPAGLPALRRMLADRYTERGIPTMPEQIMVTTGAMGAIDAICSLFAGRGERIAVESPSYANILQLMRAAGVRLVPVAMGEGLTGWDMDVWRQVLRDSAPRLAYVVADFHNPTGALASDEQRRAMVEAARSAGTVLVADETMIELQFDPAMEMPRPVCSFDPSGSTVITVGSASKAFWAGMRIGWVRAAPDVIRSLVAARAYADLGTPVLEQLAVDWLMRTGGWAEAVAIRRNQARENRDALVAAVRRELPDWEFRVPLGGLTLWARAGGLSGSRLAEVGERVGVRVPSGPRFGVDGAFEGYVRLPFTVGGPVAEEAAARLAAAARLVGTGAGGGGAEPPRTFVA; encoded by the coding sequence ATGGCGCAGTGGACCTCGGCGGTAGGTGCCGCACAGCTCGGCCGGCTCATCACCTCCCAGCAGGGCCGGGCCGCGGTACCCGGCGCGCGCAAGCCGCCCGCGTACCGCAGCCTCGCCGACGGGATCCGCCTCCTCGTCCTCGAGGGCCGTGTCCCCGTCGCCGCCCGGCTCCCCGCCGAGCGGGAGCTCGCCCTCGCGCTCTCCGTCAGCCGCACCACCGTCGCCGCCGCCTACGAGGCCCTGCGCAGCGAGGGGTTCCTGGAGTCCCGCCGGGGCGCCGGGAGCTGGACCTCCGTGCCCGCCGGCAACCCCATGCCCGCGCGCGGCCTGGAGCCCCTGCCCCCCGAGTCCCTCGGGTCGATGATCGACCTCGGCTGCGCCGCCCTCCCGGCCCCCGAGCCCTGGCTCACCAAGGCCGTCCAGGGCGCCCTGGAGGAACTCCCGCCGTACGCCCACACCCACGGGGACTACCCGGCCGGGCTGCCCGCCCTGCGCCGGATGCTCGCCGACCGGTACACCGAGCGCGGCATCCCGACCATGCCCGAGCAGATCATGGTCACCACGGGCGCGATGGGCGCCATCGACGCCATCTGCAGCCTCTTCGCCGGCCGCGGCGAGCGGATCGCCGTCGAATCCCCCTCCTACGCCAACATCCTCCAGCTCATGCGCGCCGCGGGGGTGCGCCTCGTGCCGGTCGCGATGGGGGAGGGGCTGACGGGCTGGGACATGGACGTCTGGCGCCAGGTCCTGCGCGACTCCGCCCCCCGCCTCGCCTACGTGGTCGCCGACTTCCACAACCCCACCGGGGCGCTCGCCTCCGACGAGCAGCGCCGCGCGATGGTGGAGGCGGCCCGCTCGGCCGGGACCGTGCTCGTCGCCGACGAGACCATGATCGAGCTCCAGTTCGACCCGGCGATGGAGATGCCGCGCCCGGTCTGCTCCTTCGACCCGTCCGGCTCCACGGTCATCACCGTCGGCTCCGCCAGCAAGGCCTTCTGGGCCGGCATGCGCATCGGCTGGGTCCGCGCGGCCCCCGACGTCATCCGCAGCCTCGTGGCGGCCCGCGCCTACGCGGACCTCGGCACCCCCGTGCTGGAGCAGCTCGCGGTGGACTGGCTGATGCGCACCGGCGGCTGGGCCGAAGCGGTGGCGATCCGCCGGAACCAGGCCCGCGAGAACCGGGACGCGCTGGTCGCGGCGGTGCGCAGGGAGCTCCCGGACTGGGAGTTCCGGGTGCCGCTGGGCGGTCTGACCCTGTGGGCCCGCGCGGGCGGGCTGTCCGGCTCCCGGCTGGCCGAGGTGGGCGAGCGGGTCGGGGTACGGGTCCCCTCGGGGCCCCGGTTCGGCGTCGACGGGGCCTTCGAGGGGTACGTACGGCTCCCGTTCACCGTCGGTGGCCCGGTGGCCGAGGAGGCGGCGGCCCGGCTGGCGGCCGCGGCCCGGCTGGTCGGCACCGGCGCGGGCGGCGGCGGCGCGGAGCCGCCGCGCACCTTCGTCGCCTAG
- a CDS encoding glycerophosphodiester phosphodiesterase has protein sequence MTHVRLPHPYLDHPAPIPFAHRGGAADGLENTAAAFRRAADAGYRYFETDVHASADGKLVAFHDATLDRVTDGQGRIREQQWSRIREARVGGTEPLALFEDLLEEFPDARWNVDIKDESALHPLVNLIARAGAWDRVCVGSFSERRVARAQKIAGPRLATSYGVLGVLGLRLRSFAIPAALRAGAVAAQVPETQGGVRVVDRRFVRAAHERGLQVHVWTVNEPERMEALLDLGVDGIMTDRIDILRTVLDRRGAWA, from the coding sequence GTGACGCACGTACGCCTCCCCCACCCCTATCTCGACCACCCGGCACCGATCCCCTTCGCGCACCGCGGCGGGGCCGCGGACGGGCTGGAGAACACCGCCGCGGCCTTCCGGCGGGCCGCCGACGCGGGATACCGGTACTTCGAGACCGATGTCCACGCCAGCGCCGACGGGAAACTCGTGGCCTTCCACGACGCGACCCTGGACCGGGTCACCGACGGGCAGGGCCGGATCCGCGAGCAGCAGTGGAGCCGGATCCGGGAGGCCCGGGTCGGCGGGACCGAGCCGCTCGCGCTCTTCGAGGACCTCCTTGAGGAGTTCCCGGACGCCCGCTGGAACGTGGACATCAAGGACGAGTCCGCCCTGCACCCGCTGGTCAATCTGATCGCGCGGGCCGGGGCCTGGGACCGGGTGTGCGTGGGCTCCTTCTCCGAGCGGCGGGTGGCGCGGGCCCAGAAGATCGCCGGTCCCCGGCTGGCGACCTCGTACGGGGTGCTCGGGGTGCTGGGGCTGCGGCTGCGCTCCTTCGCGATCCCGGCCGCGCTGCGTGCGGGGGCGGTGGCGGCGCAGGTTCCGGAGACCCAGGGAGGCGTCCGCGTGGTGGACCGCAGGTTCGTCCGCGCCGCGCACGAGCGGGGTCTGCAGGTGCACGTGTGGACCGTGAACGAACCGGAACGCATGGAGGCTCTACTCGACCTGGGTGTCGATGGCATCATGACCGACCGGATCGACATCTTGCGCACGGTGCTGGACCGGCGCGGGGCCTGGGCCTGA
- a CDS encoding MFS transporter, with product MSAQTTDQAESGAEDGRGAASAAAAAASKAARKREQHGWYFYDFACSVYSTSVLTVFLGPYLTAVAKAAADADGYVHPLGIPVRAGSYFAYSVSASVILAVLIMPLAGAIADRSGRKKPLLAAAAYTGAAATTGMFLLGGDRYLLGGLLLIVANASLSVSMVLYNAYLPQISTPDERDTVSSRGWAFGYTSGAFVLVLNLVLFQGHDSFGLSEGAAVRICLASAGLWWGAFTIIPLRRLRDRAVVREAGPTVSGWKQLIATLKDMRRYPLTLSFLLAYLIYNDGVQTVISQASIYGSEELELEQSTLIVAVLLVQILAVAGALGMGRLAALYGAKRTILGSLAAWGLTLAAGYFLPARTPVWFFALASMIGLVLGGSQALSRSLFSHLVPAGKEAEYFSAYEMSDRGLSWVGPLVFGITYQVTGSYRDAIISLVVFFALGFVLLARVPVRRAVEAAGNPVPERI from the coding sequence ATGAGTGCGCAGACCACAGATCAAGCGGAATCCGGGGCGGAGGACGGCAGAGGGGCGGCTTCGGCGGCCGCCGCCGCGGCCTCGAAGGCGGCGCGCAAGCGCGAGCAGCACGGCTGGTACTTCTACGACTTCGCCTGCTCGGTGTATTCGACGAGCGTGCTCACCGTGTTCCTCGGGCCGTACCTGACCGCCGTGGCCAAGGCCGCCGCGGACGCCGACGGGTACGTGCACCCGCTGGGCATCCCGGTCCGGGCCGGTTCGTACTTCGCGTACTCCGTGTCGGCCTCGGTGATCCTGGCCGTCCTGATCATGCCGCTGGCCGGCGCGATCGCCGACCGCAGCGGCCGCAAGAAGCCCCTGCTGGCGGCGGCCGCGTACACCGGGGCCGCCGCGACCACCGGGATGTTCCTCCTGGGCGGGGACCGCTACCTGCTCGGCGGTCTGCTGCTGATCGTCGCGAACGCCTCGCTGTCGGTCTCGATGGTGCTCTACAACGCCTATCTGCCGCAGATCTCCACCCCCGACGAGCGGGACACCGTCTCCTCGCGCGGCTGGGCCTTCGGATACACCTCGGGCGCCTTCGTCCTCGTACTGAACCTCGTGCTCTTCCAGGGCCACGACTCCTTCGGGCTCTCCGAGGGCGCGGCCGTACGGATCTGCCTGGCCTCGGCGGGGCTCTGGTGGGGCGCCTTCACGATCATCCCGCTGCGGCGGCTGCGGGACCGGGCCGTGGTCCGGGAGGCGGGACCGACCGTCAGCGGCTGGAAGCAGCTCATCGCCACGCTGAAGGACATGCGGCGCTACCCGCTGACCCTGTCGTTCCTGCTGGCGTACCTGATCTACAACGACGGCGTGCAGACCGTGATCTCCCAGGCCTCCATCTACGGCTCGGAGGAGCTGGAGCTGGAGCAGTCGACGCTGATCGTGGCCGTGCTGCTCGTGCAGATCCTCGCGGTGGCGGGCGCACTGGGGATGGGCCGGCTGGCCGCACTCTACGGCGCCAAGCGGACGATTCTGGGTTCGCTGGCCGCCTGGGGGCTGACGCTGGCCGCCGGGTACTTCCTGCCGGCCCGCACCCCGGTCTGGTTCTTCGCGCTCGCCTCGATGATCGGGCTGGTGCTGGGCGGGAGCCAGGCGCTGTCGCGCTCGCTCTTCTCGCACCTGGTGCCGGCGGGCAAGGAGGCCGAGTACTTCTCGGCGTACGAGATGAGCGACCGGGGCCTGAGCTGGGTGGGACCGCTGGTCTTCGGCATCACCTACCAGGTCACGGGGAGCTACCGGGACGCGATCATCTCGTTGGTGGTGTTCTTCGCACTGGGTTTCGTGCTGCTCGCCAGAGTGCCGGTCCGGCGCGCGGTGGAGGCGGCGGGGAATCCTGTACCGGAACGGATCTGA
- a CDS encoding RNA polymerase-binding protein RbpA: protein MSERALRGTRLVVTSYETDRGIDLAPRQAVEYACQNGHRFEMPFSVEAEIPPEWECKACGAMALLVDGDGPEEKKGKPARTHWDMLMERRTREELEEVLAERLAVLRSGAMNIAVHPRDSRKSA from the coding sequence ATGAGTGAGCGAGCTCTCCGCGGTACGCGGCTCGTGGTTACCAGCTACGAGACGGACCGCGGCATCGATCTGGCCCCGCGCCAGGCGGTGGAGTACGCATGCCAGAACGGACATCGATTTGAGATGCCGTTCTCGGTTGAGGCAGAAATTCCGCCGGAGTGGGAGTGCAAGGCGTGCGGCGCCATGGCACTCCTGGTCGACGGGGACGGGCCCGAAGAGAAGAAGGGCAAGCCTGCGCGAACGCACTGGGACATGCTCATGGAGCGGCGCACCCGCGAGGAGCTGGAGGAAGTGCTGGCCGAGAGGCTCGCGGTCCTTCGTTCCGGCGCCATGAACATTGCCGTGCATCCGCGCGACAGCCGCAAGTCCGCCTGA
- the fxsA gene encoding FxsA family membrane protein, which produces MTTGVPTPTAPRRRSPARTILPLAVAAWLILEIWLLSLVAGAAGGGTVALLLAGGMVLGVVVIKRAGRRAFKNLTETFQQAQTGAAPTPQQPGTGNGLTMLAGLLLILPGLLSDVAGLFLLLPPVRTWISRRTARAVERKMASAPAGTFGDAFQQARIHYPDGKVVQGEVIREDRPQGSGPAPGSDAGGYRPPLTP; this is translated from the coding sequence ATGACGACCGGAGTTCCGACACCGACGGCCCCCCGGCGCCGTTCGCCCGCCCGTACGATCCTTCCCCTGGCCGTTGCCGCCTGGCTGATCCTGGAGATCTGGCTGCTCAGCCTGGTCGCCGGAGCCGCCGGCGGCGGTACCGTCGCCCTGCTGCTCGCGGGCGGCATGGTGCTCGGGGTGGTGGTCATCAAGCGGGCCGGGCGGCGCGCCTTCAAGAACCTCACGGAGACCTTCCAGCAGGCCCAGACGGGCGCGGCGCCGACCCCGCAGCAGCCCGGCACGGGCAACGGCCTGACCATGCTGGCCGGCCTGCTCCTGATCCTGCCGGGCCTGCTCTCGGACGTGGCGGGCCTGTTCCTCCTGCTCCCGCCGGTTCGCACCTGGATCAGCCGCCGGACGGCCCGCGCAGTGGAGCGCAAGATGGCCTCCGCGCCCGCCGGCACCTTCGGCGACGCCTTCCAGCAGGCCCGCATCCACTACCCGGACGGCAAGGTCGTCCAGGGCGAGGTCATCCGCGAGGACCGGCCGCAGGGTTCGGGGCCCGCCCCGGGCTCCGACGCCGGCGGCTACCGGCCGCCGCTCACCCCCTGA
- a CDS encoding polyprenol monophosphomannose synthase, which yields MSDGGQRSYGPLGTALVIIPTYNEAENIGLIVGRVRAAVPEAHILVADDNSPDGTGKLADELAAGDDHVHVLHRKGKEGLGAAYLAGFTWGLDNGYGVIVEMDADGSHQPEELPRLLTALEGADLVLGSRWVPGGRVVNWPKSREFLSRGGSTYSRLMLGVPIRDVTGGYRAFRRETLEGLGLADVASAGYCFQVDLARRAVRKGFRVVEVPITFVEREFGDSKMSKDIVVEALWRVTQWGIKEHADKLTGKIRGK from the coding sequence GTGAGCGACGGCGGACAGCGAAGCTACGGACCGCTCGGCACGGCCTTGGTGATCATTCCGACCTACAACGAGGCGGAGAACATCGGGCTGATCGTCGGCCGCGTCCGCGCGGCTGTGCCCGAGGCCCACATCTTGGTCGCGGACGACAACAGCCCGGACGGCACCGGAAAGCTCGCCGACGAGCTGGCCGCCGGGGACGACCACGTCCACGTCCTGCACCGCAAGGGCAAGGAAGGGCTCGGAGCGGCCTACCTGGCCGGTTTCACCTGGGGCCTGGACAACGGCTACGGGGTCATCGTCGAGATGGATGCGGACGGCTCCCACCAGCCCGAGGAGCTGCCCCGGCTGCTCACCGCCCTGGAGGGCGCCGACCTGGTACTGGGCTCCCGCTGGGTGCCGGGCGGCCGGGTCGTCAACTGGCCCAAGAGCCGCGAGTTCCTCTCCCGGGGCGGCTCCACGTACTCCCGGCTGATGCTGGGCGTCCCGATCCGCGACGTCACCGGCGGCTACCGCGCCTTCCGCCGCGAGACCCTCGAAGGCCTGGGCCTGGCCGACGTGGCCTCCGCGGGCTACTGCTTCCAGGTGGACCTGGCCCGCAGGGCCGTGCGCAAGGGCTTCCGCGTGGTCGAAGTGCCCATCACCTTCGTCGAGCGCGAGTTCGGCGACAGCAAGATGAGCAAGGACATCGTGGTGGAGGCCCTCTGGCGGGTCACCCAGTGGGGCATCAAGGAGCACGCGGACAAGCTGACCGGCAAGATCCGCGGCAAGTAG